A region of Paenibacillus thiaminolyticus DNA encodes the following proteins:
- a CDS encoding spore germination protein — MITIGDICDSVREASRSNDFIVQRLHNGELQAIIYFFDTLCDTKVIRERISDPFATCATIEAFTGVLQSELLCEELQEVSAIPAKLLESRAIVFFNDRLWALSAADVKINQPDEAAVESTIQGPDFALSENLKTNINLIRNRYPSSSLVMEEWHAGRISRTKAAILYDSTLVNPDVLQDIQKKLQAVDADIVQDVEQLEALITPTKYRLFPVMLSTERPDRIALNLAQGKVVILMQGTPYALLAPVVFHDFMCSVDDVYQSFWVTHSLIILRYLALVITVILPACYIAVVSYNPEIFRVQLAVSIGGSRSTVPYPSFFEVFIMLFVLETLIEASIRLPKNIGQAATTVGGLILGRSAHEAGLVSSIMIIVASAVAIVNFVIPLNAMSTAMRVMKYPFILLAMLFGITGILLGLVCFTLYLASMTSFGQPYFRIYRGEYSATNYKQRKWS, encoded by the coding sequence TTGATCACCATCGGCGATATTTGCGATAGCGTGAGAGAGGCATCGCGTTCGAACGATTTCATAGTTCAGCGTTTGCATAATGGAGAACTGCAAGCGATTATTTATTTCTTCGACACGCTTTGCGACACGAAAGTAATCAGAGAGCGGATTTCAGACCCGTTTGCCACATGCGCTACAATCGAAGCCTTCACGGGAGTGCTTCAGTCTGAGCTATTATGTGAGGAACTTCAGGAGGTAAGCGCAATCCCTGCGAAGCTGCTGGAAAGCCGCGCCATTGTCTTTTTCAATGACCGGTTATGGGCGTTGTCTGCAGCGGATGTCAAAATCAATCAGCCGGATGAAGCCGCTGTCGAATCTACGATTCAAGGTCCGGACTTCGCATTATCGGAGAACCTCAAGACAAATATCAACTTGATTCGCAACCGCTATCCTTCCTCCTCTCTCGTGATGGAAGAATGGCATGCAGGCCGGATTTCCCGAACCAAAGCAGCTATTCTATATGATTCCACACTCGTCAATCCCGATGTATTGCAAGACATTCAAAAAAAGCTGCAAGCCGTTGATGCCGATATTGTTCAAGATGTAGAGCAGCTTGAAGCGCTCATAACGCCAACGAAGTATCGGCTCTTTCCCGTCATGCTGAGTACGGAACGGCCGGATCGGATCGCGTTGAATCTGGCACAGGGCAAGGTCGTTATCCTTATGCAAGGAACGCCTTACGCCTTGCTTGCCCCTGTTGTGTTCCATGATTTTATGTGTTCGGTCGATGATGTTTATCAATCCTTCTGGGTGACTCACTCGTTGATCATCCTTCGGTATTTGGCGCTGGTCATTACGGTTATTCTGCCTGCTTGCTATATTGCGGTCGTCTCCTATAATCCGGAGATTTTCCGCGTGCAGCTAGCTGTATCTATTGGCGGAAGCCGATCCACCGTACCGTATCCATCCTTTTTCGAGGTCTTCATTATGCTGTTTGTTCTCGAGACGTTAATCGAGGCGAGTATCCGGCTTCCCAAAAACATAGGCCAAGCCGCTACGACTGTAGGCGGACTTATCCTTGGCCGATCGGCACACGAAGCGGGCTTAGTAAGCAGCATTATGATTATTGTTGCTTCTGCCGTCGCTATTGTTAACTTTGTCATTCCCCTGAATGCGATGAGTACTGCGATGCGCGTGATGAAGTACCCTTTCATCCTGCTCGCCATGCTATTCGGGATTACCGGTATATTGCTTGGCCTGGTTTGCTTTACGCTTTATTTGGCAAGCATGACAAGCTTCGGCCAGCCTTATTTCCGCATCTATCGAGGAGAATATTCAGCCACTAACTATAAGCAAAGGAAATGGTCATGA
- a CDS encoding pirin family protein: protein MKIQRYTASQMGTGAFDGGRITEIKPIGFPHEGGAVTRVSTLFYWAWAKAKEEGYIPPHPHQAFEILSYVIQGKTHHGDSLGTDSVVGAGGAQLIQAGSGVEHSERIVGPDADMLQIWFEPNLLEARKRPPHYAQFEHEAFPVHESGGATVKTVLGDGAPFRLVADARMWDITVQAGYSYEAVLPPGRTWTGLIIGGKGSIGSVEAGEELVQYAGEQFIISTGKEDDNEILRIQAEEATRLIAIEVPTNVDYPLYRK from the coding sequence ATGAAGATTCAGCGGTATACGGCGAGCCAGATGGGAACGGGTGCGTTCGACGGCGGCCGGATTACGGAGATCAAGCCGATTGGCTTCCCGCATGAGGGCGGGGCCGTCACACGTGTCAGCACGTTGTTCTATTGGGCTTGGGCCAAGGCGAAGGAGGAGGGCTATATCCCGCCTCATCCGCACCAGGCGTTCGAGATTCTGTCTTATGTCATTCAAGGCAAGACCCATCATGGAGACTCGCTCGGAACGGACAGCGTCGTCGGTGCGGGAGGCGCGCAATTGATTCAAGCGGGGAGCGGCGTGGAGCACAGCGAACGCATCGTCGGCCCAGATGCCGATATGCTCCAGATCTGGTTCGAGCCGAATCTGCTGGAGGCGAGAAAGCGCCCGCCCCATTATGCTCAGTTCGAGCACGAGGCGTTCCCGGTTCATGAATCGGGCGGCGCCACCGTGAAGACGGTGCTCGGCGACGGGGCGCCGTTCCGCCTTGTAGCGGATGCGCGCATGTGGGACATTACGGTGCAAGCCGGCTATAGCTACGAGGCCGTCTTGCCGCCCGGCCGTACATGGACGGGGCTGATTATTGGCGGCAAGGGGAGCATCGGTTCCGTGGAAGCGGGAGAAGAACTGGTGCAGTATGCCGGCGAACAATTCATAATCTCGACCGGTAAAGAAGATGATAATGAAATCCTGCGCATTCAGGCGGAGGAAGCGACACGCCTGATTGCCATTGAAGTGCCGACGAATGTCGATTATCCATTGTACCGCAAATAA
- a CDS encoding DUF1294 domain-containing protein — MDGTLLVFVYLLAVNIAGYQMMAVDKRRAIRHRRRIPERRLFLAAWLGGALGVLTGMYNQRHKTQHVTFTAGIPFILIVNIVVFGYLFVKIG, encoded by the coding sequence ATGGACGGGACGCTGCTTGTATTTGTGTATTTGCTGGCCGTCAATATCGCAGGCTACCAGATGATGGCGGTGGACAAGCGCCGGGCGATTCGGCACCGGCGGCGCATTCCCGAGCGGAGGCTGTTCCTGGCCGCCTGGCTGGGAGGCGCCCTGGGCGTGCTGACCGGGATGTACAACCAGCGGCACAAGACGCAGCATGTGACATTCACGGCAGGAATCCCATTCATCCTTATCGTGAATATTGTGGTGTTCGGTTATCTTTTTGTCAAAATCGGGTAA
- a CDS encoding Ger(x)C family spore germination protein: MPNRLLAILLSAILLLTGCGFKDIDKRFLIVALGIDQGSEKKYEVTVKLIIPTTLTEPGKSNFQIVSKEADSIPEALELMRSDVDKELDLSHAKVTVFGNKIAQGDMKKHIDWFVRRRGVQRIEYVAVAEHSAKEILELSQKSERLPGNSLILSFGREGTESSYILTEYLYDFYERLLEKGRDPYLPVIKIRNHTYEINQVALFDKSKIKMVLEPDQTLILNQLMYMHPGFEVNIKEQNLKASLAVHKYKYRYKINTSNHNQPTIDFFVKLRGIAEESSATILESNRADIERVAERTIEKSYLDLLNRLKNMQLDPVGFGLRYIATRHGGHQDWDNWKTLYPRVKFNVKARVTLDSTGEIE; encoded by the coding sequence ATGCCTAACAGATTATTGGCTATCCTCCTGAGCGCAATCCTCTTGCTCACGGGGTGCGGCTTCAAGGATATTGACAAGCGTTTTCTGATTGTGGCGCTGGGTATCGATCAAGGATCGGAGAAAAAATACGAGGTGACCGTAAAACTCATTATCCCCACGACCTTGACGGAACCCGGCAAATCGAACTTCCAAATCGTTAGCAAAGAGGCGGACAGTATCCCCGAAGCATTGGAACTGATGAGATCCGACGTAGACAAAGAATTGGATCTGAGCCATGCCAAAGTTACGGTTTTCGGCAACAAGATTGCCCAAGGGGATATGAAGAAGCATATCGACTGGTTCGTACGCCGCCGCGGAGTCCAGCGGATCGAATATGTAGCCGTCGCGGAACACTCCGCCAAGGAGATTCTAGAGCTCAGTCAGAAATCCGAGCGTTTGCCCGGCAATTCCCTGATTCTGAGCTTTGGCCGGGAAGGAACCGAATCGTCGTATATTCTTACCGAATACCTGTACGATTTTTATGAACGGCTCTTAGAGAAAGGGAGAGACCCTTACTTGCCGGTCATTAAAATCAGAAATCACACCTATGAGATTAACCAGGTTGCCCTGTTCGATAAAAGTAAAATCAAAATGGTGCTCGAACCGGATCAAACCCTCATCCTCAATCAGTTGATGTACATGCATCCTGGCTTTGAAGTAAACATTAAGGAACAGAATCTGAAAGCCTCCTTGGCCGTCCATAAATATAAATACCGTTACAAGATCAACACCTCTAATCACAACCAGCCGACAATAGATTTCTTTGTGAAGCTGAGAGGGATCGCGGAAGAATCATCCGCTACGATACTCGAGTCCAACCGGGCAGACATCGAACGGGTGGCCGAACGAACGATAGAAAAATCTTATCTTGATCTATTGAACAGATTGAAAAACATGCAGCTGGATCCGGTTGGATTCGGATTGCGCTATATTGCGACGCGGCATGGAGGACATCAAGATTGGGACAACTGGAAGACGCTATATCCCCGTGTCAAATTCAACGTCAAAGCCCGTGTCACCTTGGACAGCACAGGCGAGATTGAATAA
- a CDS encoding transglycosylase domain-containing protein: MKIIRWEHPAKGSLALRSPIQAMRAHEGEWTGSPGGNGALASEERPGKQEQVQIDKESRSASIVRSIAHVWRRWVIYGLIAAILAPVIGWFMMAGLAPAWMNEATLGALREEIREGVAADGRHIVRLKDMPAYVTEALLAIEDHRYRYHPGIDPIGLARSVWINVTKQQKAQGGSTITMQLARNLFLTQDKLYSRKLKEMAIAANLEWRYTKDEILEMYFNKVYFGHGKYGIEDAARFYFGKTAGASDTLETINEAEAAMLAGLLKAPERLSPRKHPAEAERRQNIVLRRMVELGWMTEGERQHLKKAEVVHPS; this comes from the coding sequence ATGAAAATCATCAGATGGGAGCATCCGGCGAAGGGCTCGCTCGCGCTGCGTTCGCCGATTCAAGCGATGCGCGCGCATGAAGGGGAATGGACGGGCTCTCCGGGCGGAAACGGCGCGTTGGCTTCGGAAGAACGGCCTGGCAAGCAAGAGCAAGTGCAGATAGATAAGGAATCTAGATCCGCGTCCATCGTCCGGAGTATCGCGCATGTCTGGAGACGATGGGTCATATATGGGCTGATTGCGGCGATATTGGCGCCGGTTATCGGATGGTTCATGATGGCCGGGCTCGCTCCGGCCTGGATGAACGAAGCGACGCTGGGGGCGCTGCGGGAAGAGATACGTGAGGGGGTTGCGGCAGACGGGAGACATATCGTTCGTCTGAAGGACATGCCGGCTTATGTTACGGAGGCGCTGCTGGCCATCGAGGACCATCGTTACCGTTACCATCCAGGCATCGATCCGATTGGACTCGCCCGCTCGGTATGGATCAACGTCACGAAGCAGCAAAAAGCGCAGGGCGGAAGTACGATTACGATGCAGCTGGCCCGCAACCTGTTCCTGACCCAGGATAAGCTCTACTCCCGCAAGCTGAAGGAAATGGCCATCGCCGCCAATCTGGAATGGAGATATACGAAGGACGAGATTTTGGAGATGTATTTCAATAAGGTCTATTTTGGACACGGAAAATACGGGATTGAAGATGCCGCCCGCTTCTACTTCGGGAAGACCGCCGGGGCATCTGATACGCTGGAGACGATTAATGAGGCGGAAGCGGCGATGCTGGCCGGGCTGCTGAAGGCGCCCGAACGGCTGTCTCCGCGAAAACATCCCGCAGAGGCCGAACGCCGCCAGAACATCGTGCTGCGCCGGATGGTCGAGCTGGGCTGGATGACCGAAGGGGAGCGCCAGCATCTGAAGAAGGCGGAAGTCGTCCATCCTTCATGA
- a CDS encoding universal stress protein, with protein sequence MVFNRILVAYDGSEPSKKALRHAISLAENNAEAKLRVVHVFQFPQYFIGTAYATATVETNEELYQYAEQTQDDAEQQVALLGDRAEVKLLQGPPGQSIVAEAEEFGCDLVVIGSRGLSGFKEFVLGSVSHHVVQHAKGPVLVMK encoded by the coding sequence ATGGTATTCAATCGGATTCTTGTCGCTTATGACGGATCGGAGCCATCGAAGAAGGCTTTGCGCCATGCCATCAGCCTGGCGGAGAACAATGCGGAAGCGAAGCTTCGCGTTGTGCATGTATTCCAGTTCCCGCAATATTTTATCGGAACCGCGTATGCGACGGCGACCGTCGAGACGAATGAAGAGCTGTACCAGTATGCCGAGCAGACGCAGGACGATGCGGAGCAGCAGGTGGCGCTGCTTGGCGATCGGGCGGAGGTGAAGCTGCTGCAGGGTCCTCCGGGACAATCGATCGTCGCAGAAGCCGAGGAGTTCGGCTGCGATCTGGTCGTGATCGGCAGCCGCGGGCTGAGCGGATTCAAGGAATTCGTGCTCGGCAGCGTCAGCCACCATGTCGTGCAGCATGCGAAGGGGCCTGTTCTCGTCATGAAATAA
- the purE gene encoding 5-(carboxyamino)imidazole ribonucleotide mutase: MDKDKVRVGVIMGSTSDWETMRLACEVLQEFNVPFESKVVSAHRTPDEMFRYAETAEERGLRVIIAGAGGAAHLPGMVAAKTVLPVIGVPVRSSQLNGVDSLLSIVQMPAGVPVATVAIGPAGATNAGLLAVQMLGMHDEKLRAQVAARREAVRQQVQAAGDLA; this comes from the coding sequence ATGGACAAGGACAAGGTGCGGGTAGGCGTCATTATGGGGAGCACGTCCGACTGGGAGACCATGCGGCTCGCATGCGAGGTGCTGCAGGAATTCAATGTTCCGTTCGAGAGCAAGGTCGTCTCGGCCCACCGGACGCCGGACGAGATGTTCCGCTATGCGGAGACGGCGGAGGAGCGCGGGCTTCGCGTTATTATCGCGGGCGCGGGCGGTGCTGCCCATCTGCCGGGCATGGTCGCCGCGAAGACGGTGCTGCCGGTCATCGGCGTGCCGGTGCGGTCCTCGCAGTTGAACGGGGTGGACTCGCTCCTGTCCATCGTGCAGATGCCGGCCGGCGTACCCGTGGCGACGGTGGCGATCGGACCGGCGGGCGCGACGAACGCTGGGCTCCTGGCCGTGCAGATGCTTGGCATGCACGATGAGAAGCTGCGCGCGCAGGTGGCAGCGCGCAGGGAAGCGGTGCGGCAGCAGGTGCAGGCCGCGGGGGACCTCGCATGA
- the wrbA gene encoding NAD(P)H:quinone oxidoreductase → MANVKLAVIYYSSTGTNYQLAQWAKEGAEAAGAEVKVLKVPELAPPAAIESNPAWKAHVDATQHVPTVQPADLEWADAIIFSVPTRFGNMPSQMKQFLDTTGGLWAQGKLTNKVVSAMSSAGNSHGGQEATILSLYTSMYHWGAIVVAPGYTDPAAYAAGGNPYGTSVTVGQDGKMVENVEAAVKHQAKRTVTTAGWVKAGMAQS, encoded by the coding sequence ATGGCAAATGTGAAATTGGCAGTAATCTATTACAGCTCGACAGGCACGAACTATCAACTGGCGCAATGGGCCAAGGAAGGAGCGGAAGCGGCAGGAGCCGAAGTCAAGGTGCTCAAGGTGCCTGAGCTGGCGCCGCCCGCGGCGATCGAGAGCAATCCGGCTTGGAAAGCGCATGTCGACGCGACGCAGCATGTGCCGACGGTACAGCCTGCGGACCTGGAGTGGGCGGATGCCATCATCTTCAGCGTGCCGACCCGGTTCGGCAATATGCCATCCCAGATGAAGCAGTTCCTGGACACGACCGGAGGGCTATGGGCGCAAGGCAAGCTGACGAACAAAGTGGTCAGCGCGATGTCCAGCGCCGGCAATTCGCATGGCGGACAGGAAGCGACGATCCTGAGCCTGTATACGTCGATGTATCATTGGGGCGCCATCGTGGTCGCTCCCGGCTATACCGATCCAGCGGCGTATGCGGCAGGAGGCAACCCGTACGGCACCAGCGTAACCGTGGGCCAGGACGGCAAGATGGTCGAAAATGTAGAGGCTGCGGTGAAGCACCAAGCGAAGCGCACCGTAACGACAGCCGGCTGGGTCAAAGCAGGAATGGCGCAAAGCTAA
- a CDS encoding ABC transporter substrate-binding protein, whose amino-acid sequence MKRNLSLLSIAILMMLLVSGCGGTAAEPPPQPPDQRQDGSPQSIPAQTDGSDTTQPNEASRTNDVTYDGAPVTVKFIIEVDEETFRIRYKEQIEAKFPNITLEQANASLTPEGLQELNACGDIPDLYVMHQGYDMLKELDMLEPLDPYIEQSGFDLGVINDGIVEIQRALDPDGTGLLYGMPIEGTQRALYYNKAVFEKFGVDYPRDGMTWDEILDLAKQVTAERDGVKYRGLSFGHYSVPLTQFGVNGTDPETGEVLFTKEPAFQQFFDMLDKYRSIPGMVDSSDYSYTFNNDQNVAMTIVSLPTLPLYNAVQGLDFDIVSVPEWPEHPGVGPSVPAISISMNKHSQHKEAAWAVIAYLASQEGQLVLSRVGSPPTIKNEEAFEQYSAADMEATDKTYNIRPIFEQRMASISNFSPYGPLVTFFYDDYITQKARTFVTTPDKDTATYLREMEEEYAAIVKEMKELK is encoded by the coding sequence ATGAAAAGAAACCTTTCCCTGCTATCCATTGCCATCCTCATGATGCTGCTGGTGTCAGGCTGCGGCGGAACGGCCGCGGAACCGCCCCCTCAACCTCCGGATCAGAGGCAGGACGGATCGCCTCAATCCATCCCTGCACAGACAGATGGCTCGGATACCACGCAGCCGAACGAAGCCTCGCGTACGAATGACGTCACCTATGACGGCGCCCCGGTAACCGTGAAGTTCATTATCGAAGTCGATGAAGAGACATTCCGCATCCGCTACAAAGAACAAATCGAAGCGAAATTCCCGAACATCACGCTGGAGCAGGCTAACGCTTCGCTCACTCCGGAAGGACTCCAGGAATTGAATGCGTGCGGAGATATTCCTGATTTATATGTTATGCATCAGGGCTATGACATGTTGAAGGAGCTGGATATGCTGGAGCCGCTCGATCCGTACATTGAGCAAAGCGGCTTCGATCTCGGGGTCATCAACGACGGCATCGTCGAGATCCAGCGCGCGCTCGATCCGGACGGCACCGGCCTGCTCTACGGCATGCCGATCGAAGGCACCCAGAGAGCTCTCTATTACAACAAAGCTGTCTTCGAAAAATTCGGCGTCGACTATCCGCGGGACGGCATGACCTGGGATGAAATCCTGGACCTGGCGAAGCAGGTAACGGCTGAACGGGATGGCGTGAAATACAGAGGCCTGTCCTTCGGCCACTACTCCGTCCCGCTCACTCAATTCGGCGTCAACGGAACCGATCCTGAGACCGGAGAAGTATTGTTTACGAAGGAACCTGCGTTTCAGCAATTTTTTGATATGCTGGATAAATACCGCAGCATCCCCGGAATGGTAGACTCAAGCGATTATTCCTACACCTTCAACAATGATCAAAATGTGGCGATGACGATCGTCTCCCTCCCTACGCTTCCGCTGTATAACGCTGTCCAGGGACTGGACTTCGATATCGTATCCGTGCCGGAATGGCCGGAGCACCCCGGTGTCGGACCATCTGTTCCGGCGATCTCCATCAGTATGAACAAGCATAGCCAGCATAAAGAGGCGGCTTGGGCCGTCATCGCGTATCTGGCTTCGCAGGAAGGCCAGCTTGTGCTGTCCCGTGTCGGCAGCCCGCCGACGATCAAGAACGAGGAAGCGTTCGAGCAATATTCGGCGGCGGACATGGAAGCGACCGACAAAACATATAACATTCGCCCGATTTTTGAGCAGCGTATGGCGAGCATTTCAAATTTTTCCCCTTATGGGCCGTTAGTCACGTTCTTCTACGATGATTACATCACTCAGAAGGCGCGTACCTTCGTCACGACCCCCGACAAGGATACGGCGACTTACTTGCGGGAGATGGAGGAGGAATATGCAGCCATCGTCAAGGAAATGAAGGAATTGAAATAG
- a CDS encoding IS1595 family transposase produces MWKDVYEDFSELTKPEQLALFEAVKQDLFPDKPDKITKLLKSIRESRFASGLGCLHCGSTSVKRNGKYRSRQRYLCNDCGKSFNDMTNTPFFGSRYPEKWVKYIELMVEGYTLPKIAEKLQIHISTTFYWRHKILNALGSLGFSQLQGIVESDETFFRESLKGKRKITHRKAKKRGEKDEKRGISNLKIAVVVAQDRNGNIIARKAGTGRVKAEEIDAVIGDYIQPSSLLCTDTATNYKKFAKIKGLQHETVNERQKQRVKKGIYHIQHVNNFHNRLKGWMERFQGVGTRYLDNYLYWFRWLELGKNLAFDKRVERMLVSACQKSNYKTVEMLRSA; encoded by the coding sequence ATGTGGAAAGATGTATATGAAGATTTCAGCGAACTTACAAAGCCAGAGCAATTAGCATTGTTTGAAGCCGTGAAACAAGATTTATTTCCAGATAAACCAGATAAAATTACGAAATTACTTAAAAGCATTCGTGAATCACGATTTGCATCTGGTTTGGGTTGTCTTCATTGCGGGAGTACATCTGTAAAGCGGAACGGTAAGTATCGTTCAAGACAACGCTATCTATGTAATGATTGTGGGAAGTCGTTCAATGATATGACCAATACGCCATTTTTTGGGTCTCGTTATCCTGAAAAATGGGTGAAATACATTGAATTGATGGTCGAAGGTTATACTCTACCGAAAATTGCTGAAAAACTACAAATACACATCTCTACCACCTTCTACTGGAGGCATAAAATTTTGAACGCATTAGGCAGTCTTGGTTTTAGTCAACTGCAAGGCATCGTTGAAAGTGACGAAACCTTCTTCCGTGAGTCTTTAAAGGGTAAGCGTAAAATTACCCATAGAAAAGCCAAGAAACGTGGAGAAAAAGACGAAAAAAGAGGGATTTCTAATCTTAAAATTGCCGTTGTCGTGGCACAAGACCGTAATGGAAATATTATTGCTCGAAAGGCTGGAACAGGGCGTGTTAAAGCCGAAGAAATTGACGCTGTAATAGGTGACTATATTCAGCCGTCTTCTCTGTTATGTACAGATACAGCGACTAACTATAAGAAGTTTGCAAAAATTAAGGGATTACAACATGAAACTGTCAATGAGCGACAAAAACAACGTGTGAAAAAGGGAATCTACCACATTCAACATGTTAATAACTTTCATAATCGCCTAAAAGGTTGGATGGAACGTTTTCAAGGTGTAGGAACTCGTTATTTAGACAATTACCTTTATTGGTTTCGTTGGTTGGAATTAGGAAAAAATTTAGCATTTGATAAACGTGTAGAACGAATGCTTGTTTCAGCATGTCAAAAATCTAATTATAAAACTGTTGAAATGCTAAGAAGTGCATAA
- the purK gene encoding 5-(carboxyamino)imidazole ribonucleotide synthase: MRAPADGGMRPQAKAPVLAPGATVGVLGGGQLGRMLALDGVRLGYRFVALDPAADAPCAAVADLICADYGDEEGLAELAARADIITYEFENVDAAAVERLERAAPVPQGSRLLRLAQHRLREKEALQAAGIPVAPFAAVASADEVRRALQAFGGAGVLKTATGGYDGKGQRTLRQEGEAEAAFAELSALAPELVLEAFVPFEHELSVIAARSPRGEIAVFPAAENIHREHILHLSIVPARIPAGVQAEAGQLARRIAEALDVVGLIAVEMFLTADGQLLVNELAPRPHNSGHYTMDACRTSQFEQHLRAICNLPLGPAELVSPVVMANLLGEDAADMVQWFRADDPAAGRLGVTPKLHWYGKSEAKPKRKMGHVNIVAPNTEAALAWMRESNMWRNTRR, from the coding sequence ATGAGGGCCCCTGCGGACGGCGGCATGCGGCCGCAGGCGAAGGCGCCGGTGCTGGCGCCTGGCGCGACGGTAGGCGTCCTCGGCGGCGGCCAGCTTGGCCGCATGCTGGCGCTGGACGGCGTGCGCCTCGGCTACCGCTTCGTCGCGCTTGACCCGGCGGCGGATGCGCCCTGCGCCGCGGTGGCCGACCTCATCTGCGCCGATTACGGCGATGAGGAGGGGCTGGCGGAGCTGGCGGCGCGCGCGGACATCATCACGTACGAGTTCGAGAACGTGGACGCCGCCGCCGTCGAGCGGCTCGAGCGGGCCGCTCCCGTGCCGCAGGGCAGCCGCCTGCTACGTCTGGCGCAGCATCGCCTGCGCGAGAAGGAAGCGCTGCAGGCCGCCGGCATTCCCGTCGCGCCGTTCGCGGCGGTCGCTTCGGCCGACGAGGTGCGCCGCGCGCTGCAGGCGTTCGGCGGCGCCGGCGTGCTGAAGACGGCCACCGGCGGCTATGACGGCAAGGGCCAGCGCACGCTTCGCCAGGAGGGCGAAGCGGAGGCCGCCTTTGCCGAGCTGTCGGCGCTGGCCCCGGAGCTGGTGCTCGAGGCGTTCGTGCCGTTCGAGCACGAGCTGTCCGTCATCGCCGCCCGCAGCCCGCGCGGCGAGATCGCCGTCTTCCCGGCGGCGGAGAACATTCACCGGGAGCATATCCTTCACCTGTCCATCGTCCCGGCGCGCATTCCGGCCGGCGTGCAGGCGGAAGCCGGGCAACTGGCCCGCCGCATTGCGGAGGCGCTCGACGTCGTCGGCCTGATCGCAGTCGAGATGTTCCTGACCGCGGACGGCCAATTGCTCGTGAACGAGCTCGCCCCGCGCCCGCATAATTCCGGGCATTACACGATGGATGCGTGCCGCACCTCCCAGTTCGAGCAGCATCTGCGGGCCATCTGCAACCTTCCGCTCGGACCGGCCGAGCTCGTCTCTCCGGTCGTCATGGCCAACCTGCTCGGCGAAGATGCGGCTGACATGGTACAATGGTTCCGTGCGGACGACCCGGCTGCCGGGCGCCTTGGCGTGACGCCGAAGCTGCACTGGTACGGGAAGTCGGAAGCGAAGCCGAAGCGGAAGATGGGGCATGTTAATATCGTGGCCCCGAACACGGAAGCGGCGCTCGCTTGGATGAGAGAATCGAACATGTGGAGGAATACGAGACGATGA